The Microbispora sp. ZYX-F-249 genome segment GGCGAGGATCACGAGGTTGGCGGTGTAGTAGGCGTACCGGGTGATGAACGTCGACTTCTTCGGGCGGTAGTCGGTGTAGCTCTGGCCGGTGCGGGTCTCGGCGCCGTGCAGCAGGCGGACGAGCAGGTCCACGGTGGGCTCGCGGTCGAGGGCGGGCAGCAGGTCGCGGAGGAACTCCACGATCGGCTGCCGCTCGGTCAGCACGGAGAACGACAGCAGCGCGTACAGGAGCCCGTCGTCGGGCTGCGGGCGGCCGAGGTACGGGTCGGCCGCCGCCGCGATCTCGCGGGCGACCATGCCGCGCAGCACGTCGCGCGTCATCCGCGCGACCAGGTACTCGCCGAAGGTGGCGTGCAGGAACTCGTACGTCCGCAGCGAGGCGCTGTCTTGGATGGCGGACGCCTGGTGGACGAAGAAGAACTTCCCGATCACCTTGTCCGCCTGGGACAAGGGCGTCTGGAAGCTCGTGGTGTGATTCGCGGGCGCCGGGAGCAGCGCGGCAAGGTCGTTGTCGAGGTCCTCGGTCGTGACCCACTGCCTGCCCCGGTCGAACATCGCGAACGCCGCGACGGACAGGGTGCGCAGCTCCGTTTCCACGGCCTGCGCGGCCTGCGCGCCGGGCAGTCCCGGCTGGTGCTTGTCGACCTCGCGGCGGGCGAAACGGGTCAGCAGCCGCTCGTACAGCTCGGCCTGGCTGAGCCCGGTCTCGCCGCGCTGGAGGGGGTTCGCGTCGGCGTCGTACAGCGCGAGCATCAGCAGCAACAACGGCTGCGACGCCAGCTCGCCATGTGCCAGCGCCGTCTCCGGCGGCAGCGGTGTCAGGCCGTGAGCGGCGAAATAGTCCTGGTTCGCCGCGTTCCACACCGTCAGCCAGCGGTGGACCTGCTCCTCCTTGAAGGGTTCCAGCCGGATCGTCAGGCATCCGGGCGGGAAGCGCATCCGGTCGGCGACGGCCGTCCGCGTGGTCACGAGCACGACCGCCGGGCGGCCCAGGTCCGCCTCTCGGCGCTGGAACTCGACCACCCGGGTCAGGTAGTCGGACCGGTGGATTCCGGTGGCCTGGAGCAGCTCGTCCAGACCGTCCAGCATGACGACCGGCAGCGCGCCGTCCGCCGACCTCGTCAACTCCGGCCAGGTGACGTGTTCGCCGGTCGCGTCCCGGACCGCGGCCTCGATCTGCTCCTGGATCGTCCCGTCGGCCGGCACCTCGCGCAGGGGGACCCGCACCGGCAGGAAGTCGCCGTCGGGGAGACGACCGGCCAGGATCTTGGTGAGCACGGACTTGCCGGCGCCGGGCTGGCCCAGCACGACCAGTGGCGTCCTGGTGGCCTCGGGCGAGGTGAAGTAGCGGGCCAGGAACCCGGCGATGTCGTCGCTCGGCTCCCTCTGGGCCCACCACCATTCGGCGCTCGGATCGGCCTGCGCGTCGTACTCGCCCAGCCGGAAATCCGGGTTCACGTACGCCTCGACGAGTGTGGGCATGCGCATGCCCGACGGGACCTCGCCGGACTGCGCGATCGGGCGGTGCAACAGGGCCCGGTGGGCGCGCGACAGCGTGTGCCCGTGCTCCGGGGTTCTCGTCTGCGCGGCGACTCGGGTGAGCAGCGCTTCCAGCTCGCCCAGGCCGGTGTCGACCCGCTGCCGGCCGATCATCTGCTGCCACAGCGCGAACTCGGGGACGTCCAGGGCCAGCCGCCGGTGGAGTTCCTCGTACTTCCGGCGGGCGGCCTCGGGCAGCTCCTTCTCGATCGCCGCCTTGGCGCGCGCCCACTCGGTCGCGTCCAGCCGGTCGCGGACCGCCAGTCCGGAGACGAACCTGATCAGCGCCGCCGCCAGCTCGCCGTAGTAATCCTCGATCGCCCGCAGCATGGCCGTGTACGACTGGTCGGCCCGGAAACCCGCAGGCTTGATCGCCTTCAGCTCGTCGACGAACGATGCCTTGATCGAGCCGGACCCCGTCAGCGTTACCTGCTCGTCTGCGGTGATGCGCAGTTCCTTGGGATCGAACGGCAGGGGCAGCTCGCCGAGGGCCTCGAAGAACGCCGCGACGACGAGGGCGGTCTGGGCAGCCTCCAGCCGGGCCGTGCGGTCGTACCGGTTCAGGCCGGTCAGCCGGTCGCGGAGCCTGCCGCTCGCCTCGCCCGCCAGCCGTACGGCCTCGTCCTTGACGTCGAGCAGGGACAGCACCGGCACGGCCCCGACGAGGGTGCCGGTGAGGACCTTCGCCAGCGTGCTCTCCTGGCCGAGCATGCGGACGGCGTCGGCGTAGCCGATCCCTTTGCGCACCGGTCACTCCAAGGGGAAACCGAACGTATTCGTGACCTTGCTAGCAGTGTGCGGGCGCCCGCCGC includes the following:
- a CDS encoding NACHT domain-containing protein, yielding MRKGIGYADAVRMLGQESTLAKVLTGTLVGAVPVLSLLDVKDEAVRLAGEASGRLRDRLTGLNRYDRTARLEAAQTALVVAAFFEALGELPLPFDPKELRITADEQVTLTGSGSIKASFVDELKAIKPAGFRADQSYTAMLRAIEDYYGELAAALIRFVSGLAVRDRLDATEWARAKAAIEKELPEAARRKYEELHRRLALDVPEFALWQQMIGRQRVDTGLGELEALLTRVAAQTRTPEHGHTLSRAHRALLHRPIAQSGEVPSGMRMPTLVEAYVNPDFRLGEYDAQADPSAEWWWAQREPSDDIAGFLARYFTSPEATRTPLVVLGQPGAGKSVLTKILAGRLPDGDFLPVRVPLREVPADGTIQEQIEAAVRDATGEHVTWPELTRSADGALPVVMLDGLDELLQATGIHRSDYLTRVVEFQRREADLGRPAVVLVTTRTAVADRMRFPPGCLTIRLEPFKEEQVHRWLTVWNAANQDYFAAHGLTPLPPETALAHGELASQPLLLLMLALYDADANPLQRGETGLSQAELYERLLTRFARREVDKHQPGLPGAQAAQAVETELRTLSVAAFAMFDRGRQWVTTEDLDNDLAALLPAPANHTTSFQTPLSQADKVIGKFFFVHQASAIQDSASLRTYEFLHATFGEYLVARMTRDVLRGMVAREIAAAADPYLGRPQPDDGLLYALLSFSVLTERQPIVEFLRDLLPALDREPTVDLLVRLLHGAETRTGQSYTDYRPKKSTFITRYAYYTANLVILASLTADGITAGDLFPDHTQPLDAWPHMTSLWFARLGMASFESLLRHFQVERYRDDLVVRYIGDTEYQRVGGFEPEGHDDLAWPLPGPHTLDAMHFLADPRLDGLALAAERPIAAQYSLVEATLLFRPGTAEVRSLAEAWRLSERPRKMAEILIDDLRKAYQSDPEGVTAVFREVTGAELPAEVTGEVLKTARSDGTDPGRNDATGDGSKD